From a region of the Mycobacteroides saopaulense genome:
- the cofC gene encoding 2-phospho-L-lactate guanylyltransferase yields the protein MEYVGRQADADFGVIIAVKNLATAKSRLAPSLPAPERERLVLGMLTHAISVAFTAAGTVAVISPDPAAKAAAGEAGARFIFDDTPQGHPDPLNNALRGAAAQLRVSSPNLVVLQADLPAVTAEEFAEAMQAARAHSRSFVADRHGTGTAALFSTDGDLNPLFGVDSARRHRDSGGIPLTGDWPGLRCDVDTPDDLSVARELGAALLL from the coding sequence ATGGAGTACGTGGGCAGACAGGCTGACGCAGACTTCGGCGTGATCATCGCGGTCAAGAACCTGGCGACCGCGAAAAGTCGGCTGGCGCCGTCGCTACCCGCACCCGAGCGGGAGCGTCTGGTGCTGGGAATGCTCACGCACGCCATCTCCGTCGCATTCACCGCCGCCGGCACCGTGGCGGTGATCAGCCCCGATCCCGCCGCGAAAGCCGCAGCAGGAGAAGCCGGAGCCCGGTTCATCTTCGACGACACCCCGCAGGGCCATCCCGATCCACTGAACAACGCGCTGCGCGGTGCGGCAGCGCAGCTTCGCGTGTCATCACCGAATCTTGTTGTGTTGCAGGCCGACCTTCCGGCGGTGACGGCCGAGGAATTCGCCGAGGCCATGCAGGCCGCACGGGCTCATTCACGCAGTTTCGTCGCCGATCGGCACGGCACCGGCACCGCGGCGCTGTTCAGCACCGATGGTGACCTGAACCCGTTGTTCGGGGTCGATTCGGCACGGCGACACCGAGATTCGGGGGGCATCCCGCTAACCGGAGATTGGCCTGGCCTACGCTGCGACGTGGATACCCCGGACGATCTGTCCGTGGCCCGTGAGCTGGGGGCCGCACTACTGCTCTGA
- a CDS encoding RNA degradosome polyphosphate kinase produces the protein MITRVTTPSVPPAATTITSGEELPEDRYLNRELSWLDFNARVLALAADESLPILERAKFLAIFASNLDEFYMVRVAGLKRRDETGLSVRSADGLSPREQLKLIGERTQEISVQHARVFSDSVRPELAENGIFVVTWADLSEDERSYLSSYFTDQVFPVLTPLAVDPAHPFPYISGLSLNLAITVQVPETGGQHFARIKVPDNVDRFVRLRSPDGTGTTQTARFLPMEELIAAHLSALFPGLEIVEHHAFRITRNADFEVEEDRDEDLLQALERELARRRFGSPVRLEVADDMTEHMLELLLRELDVDPGDVVQVPGLLDLSCLWQVYGVDRPALKDPTFVPATHPAFGQGETPKSIFSTLRDGDVLVHHPYDSFSTSVQRFIEQAAADPQVLAIKQTLYRTSGDSPIVNSLIDAAEAGKQVVALVEIKARFDEQANIKWARALEDAGVHVVYGLIGLKTHCKTALVVRREGSAIRRYCHIGTGNYNPKTARLYEDVGLLTSAPEIGADLTDLFNSLTGYSRKVSYRNLLVAPHGIRAGIVDRIDREIAAHRAGQDARIRLKMNALVDEQVIDALYRASQAGVPVEVVVRGICALRPGVPEYSGTITVRSILGRFLEHSRIIHFNAIDEFWIGSADMMHRNLDRRVEVLARVTDPKLTAQLDDMFTSALDSHTRCWELQPDGQWLASPADGEEVRDHQVEMMKRHRSHT, from the coding sequence ATGATCACAAGGGTGACCACACCGAGCGTTCCCCCGGCCGCGACCACGATCACCTCGGGTGAGGAGCTGCCCGAAGATCGGTACCTCAACCGGGAGCTCTCGTGGCTGGACTTCAACGCGCGGGTGCTCGCCCTTGCTGCAGACGAATCGCTGCCCATCCTGGAGCGCGCCAAATTCCTGGCGATCTTCGCATCCAACCTGGACGAGTTCTATATGGTCCGCGTCGCTGGTTTGAAGCGCCGTGACGAGACCGGGTTGTCGGTGCGTTCGGCCGACGGCCTGTCACCGCGCGAGCAGCTCAAACTGATCGGCGAGCGCACACAGGAGATCTCGGTCCAGCACGCCCGGGTGTTCAGTGATTCGGTGCGCCCCGAGCTCGCCGAAAACGGCATCTTCGTCGTCACTTGGGCCGACCTGTCCGAGGACGAGCGGAGCTATCTGTCCTCATACTTCACAGACCAGGTCTTCCCGGTGCTGACCCCGCTGGCCGTCGACCCCGCGCACCCCTTCCCCTATATATCCGGACTGAGCCTCAATCTGGCGATCACGGTCCAGGTCCCCGAAACGGGCGGTCAGCATTTCGCCCGAATCAAGGTGCCTGACAACGTGGATCGCTTTGTCCGGCTGCGCAGCCCCGACGGAACCGGAACCACCCAGACCGCGCGTTTCCTTCCCATGGAAGAGCTCATCGCCGCGCACCTATCGGCCCTGTTCCCGGGCCTGGAGATCGTCGAGCACCACGCGTTCCGTATTACGCGCAATGCCGATTTCGAGGTCGAGGAGGACCGGGACGAGGATCTGCTGCAGGCACTTGAGCGGGAATTAGCCCGCCGGCGCTTCGGCTCTCCGGTGCGCCTCGAGGTTGCCGACGACATGACCGAGCACATGCTGGAACTGCTCCTACGCGAGCTGGACGTGGATCCCGGTGATGTGGTGCAGGTTCCCGGGCTGCTGGACCTCTCGTGCTTGTGGCAGGTCTATGGCGTGGATCGCCCCGCACTCAAGGATCCGACGTTTGTGCCGGCGACTCATCCCGCGTTCGGGCAGGGCGAGACCCCCAAGAGCATCTTTTCCACATTGCGCGACGGCGATGTGTTGGTTCATCACCCGTACGACTCGTTCTCCACCAGCGTGCAACGGTTTATCGAGCAGGCTGCTGCCGATCCGCAGGTGCTTGCCATCAAGCAGACGCTGTACCGCACCTCCGGCGACTCCCCCATCGTGAACTCGCTCATCGACGCCGCCGAGGCCGGTAAGCAGGTCGTCGCCCTGGTGGAGATCAAGGCACGCTTCGACGAGCAGGCCAACATCAAGTGGGCCCGCGCCCTGGAAGACGCAGGCGTGCATGTGGTCTACGGGTTGATCGGCCTGAAAACGCACTGCAAGACCGCCCTGGTGGTGCGCCGTGAGGGCTCTGCCATCCGTCGGTACTGCCACATCGGCACCGGGAACTACAACCCGAAGACCGCCCGCCTCTACGAAGATGTCGGCCTGCTGACCAGTGCGCCGGAAATCGGCGCCGACCTCACCGACCTGTTCAACTCCCTCACCGGGTACTCGCGAAAGGTCTCCTACCGCAACCTGTTAGTGGCGCCACACGGAATACGTGCCGGGATCGTCGATCGCATCGACCGTGAGATCGCCGCGCATCGTGCCGGGCAAGACGCCCGGATCCGGCTGAAGATGAACGCCCTGGTCGACGAGCAGGTGATCGACGCGCTGTACCGCGCCTCCCAGGCCGGGGTTCCCGTTGAGGTGGTGGTTCGCGGTATCTGCGCACTGCGGCCCGGTGTTCCCGAGTACTCCGGAACCATCACCGTACGATCCATTCTCGGCCGGTTCCTTGAACATTCGCGCATCATTCACTTCAACGCCATCGACGAATTCTGGATCGGCAGCGCCGACATGATGCATCGTAATCTGGACCGGCGGGTCGAAGTCCTTGCCCGCGTCACCGACCCGAAGCTCACCGCCCAGCTCGACGATATGTTCACCTCCGCGTTGGACTCCCACACCCGCTGCTGGGAGCTGCAGCCCGACGGCCAGTGGTTGGCCTCGCCTGCGGACGGCGAGGAGGTGCGCGACCACCAGGTCGAAATGATGAAACGGCACCGCTCGCACACATGA
- the leuD gene encoding 3-isopropylmalate dehydratase small subunit, giving the protein MEAFDTHTGIGVPLRRSNVDTDQIIPAVYLKRVTRTGFEDGLFAGWRTDPSFILNLEPFNRGSVLVAGPEFGTGSSREHAVWALMDYGFRVVLSSRFGDIFRGNAGKAGLLAGLVGQSDIELLWKLIEQNPGLELTVNLEDRTVTAGTAVVPFEIDDYTRWRLLEGLDDIGLTLRKVDEIAAFEAARPEFKPRTLEPSE; this is encoded by the coding sequence GTGGAGGCATTCGACACCCACACCGGAATTGGTGTGCCGCTGCGTCGTTCCAACGTGGATACCGACCAGATCATCCCGGCGGTGTACCTCAAGCGTGTCACCCGAACGGGTTTCGAGGACGGGCTCTTCGCCGGCTGGCGGACCGATCCCTCGTTCATTCTCAATCTGGAACCGTTCAACCGGGGCAGCGTTCTGGTCGCCGGGCCCGAATTCGGCACCGGATCATCCCGTGAGCACGCGGTCTGGGCCTTGATGGACTACGGATTTCGAGTAGTACTTTCGTCCCGTTTCGGAGATATCTTCCGGGGCAACGCCGGTAAGGCCGGTCTGCTGGCGGGACTGGTCGGTCAGTCCGACATCGAGCTGCTGTGGAAGCTCATCGAGCAGAATCCAGGTTTGGAACTCACTGTGAATCTTGAGGATCGAACGGTGACTGCCGGAACGGCGGTGGTGCCGTTTGAGATTGACGACTACACGCGGTGGCGGCTACTCGAAGGCTTGGACGATATAGGCCTTACGCTGCGAAAAGTCGACGAAATTGCGGCTTTTGAGGCCGCTCGGCCGGAGTTCAAACCCCGTACTTTGGAGCCTTCTGAGTAG
- the mutT1 gene encoding 8-oxo-(d)GTP phosphatase MutT1 → MPDPTTRTGAAVLAAGAALWRYQEKPGQDGTAGAIEVALVHRPRYDDWSLPKGKLDPGETAAIAAVREIAEETGFTARLGRRLPSVSYPVAQGTKRVRYWAAQVLDGKFEANHEVDEIQWLPVTRAIKTVSYAVDRKVLRNFAKHEIDTRTLIIVRHAKAGRKERYSGDDTLRPLDKKGRAQAEALTGQLLAFGASAIHSADRLRCRQTVEPLAEELNTVIYSEPALSEEAYWADRRRAHHRILEIAGLDGIRVVCTQGRVIPDLIKWWADRDGVRPDKSRNRKGSMWVLSMRGQKLLAADHLDSPLPAGG, encoded by the coding sequence GTGCCCGATCCGACCACCCGGACCGGTGCAGCGGTCCTCGCCGCCGGAGCCGCACTCTGGCGGTACCAGGAAAAACCTGGCCAGGACGGCACTGCCGGCGCCATCGAAGTAGCGCTGGTGCACCGACCACGATACGACGATTGGTCACTGCCCAAAGGGAAACTCGACCCTGGTGAGACCGCTGCCATCGCCGCGGTCCGCGAGATCGCCGAGGAGACCGGATTCACCGCGCGGCTCGGCAGGCGGTTGCCGTCGGTGAGTTATCCGGTGGCCCAGGGAACCAAGCGCGTCAGATATTGGGCGGCACAAGTTTTGGACGGCAAGTTTGAAGCCAACCATGAAGTCGACGAGATTCAGTGGCTACCGGTAACGCGCGCGATCAAGACGGTCAGCTATGCCGTTGACCGGAAAGTGCTGCGAAATTTCGCAAAGCACGAAATTGATACTCGGACATTGATCATTGTGCGCCACGCAAAGGCGGGGCGAAAGGAAAGGTATTCGGGCGACGACACACTGCGGCCACTGGACAAGAAAGGCCGCGCCCAGGCCGAGGCGCTTACCGGGCAATTACTTGCATTCGGTGCCAGCGCGATTCACTCCGCAGATCGACTGCGCTGCCGCCAGACCGTGGAACCGCTTGCCGAGGAGCTGAACACGGTGATCTACAGCGAGCCCGCGCTCAGTGAGGAGGCCTATTGGGCCGACCGCAGGCGTGCCCATCACCGGATTCTGGAAATCGCCGGATTGGACGGTATCCGGGTGGTATGCACACAAGGCCGGGTCATCCCAGACCTGATTAAGTGGTGGGCGGATCGCGACGGTGTCCGCCCCGATAAATCGCGTAACCGCAAGGGCAGCATGTGGGTGCTGTCGATGCGCGGCCAGAAACTGCTGGCCGCAGACCATCTGGACAGCCCACTTCCGGCCGGCGGCTAG
- a CDS encoding DUF3515 domain-containing protein, with amino-acid sequence MQSEDGPPRKLLIGIAVFGAVAALAVLFGVLKFAQFQDDKKPMAVTNIPAPEANSKLCLDMAKAYPVGMAGDWKRVEIVEPKPPAAAAWRRGKDSVVARCGVDRPAEFAVGTSVEQINGVQWFRVTDAAIGVTTWYVVDRGVYIALTMPDGAGSEPLTEMSDAIAKALPAVKPDPVPLPR; translated from the coding sequence GTGCAATCCGAAGACGGCCCTCCCCGCAAGCTCCTTATCGGTATCGCGGTTTTCGGTGCGGTGGCAGCACTCGCAGTACTCTTCGGCGTTCTGAAGTTCGCGCAATTCCAGGACGACAAGAAGCCCATGGCAGTCACTAATATCCCTGCACCAGAAGCTAATTCAAAGCTCTGCTTGGATATGGCCAAGGCCTACCCGGTCGGCATGGCGGGCGACTGGAAGCGAGTAGAGATCGTGGAGCCCAAACCACCGGCCGCAGCGGCGTGGCGCCGCGGCAAGGACTCGGTGGTCGCACGCTGCGGTGTCGACCGGCCTGCCGAGTTCGCGGTCGGCACCTCTGTCGAGCAGATCAACGGGGTGCAGTGGTTTCGCGTCACCGATGCCGCAATCGGGGTGACCACCTGGTACGTCGTGGACCGCGGTGTCTACATCGCACTGACGATGCCCGACGGGGCGGGTTCGGAACCGCTGACGGAGATGTCCGACGCAATCGCCAAGGCGCTACCCGCCGTCAAGCCCGATCCGGTACCGCTGCCTCGCTGA
- a CDS encoding HU family DNA-binding protein — protein MNKAELIDVLTQKLGSDRRQATAAVEHVVDTIVRTVHKGESVTITGFGVFEQRRRAARVARNPRTGETVKVKPTSVPTFRPGAQFKAVVSGSQKLPADGPAVKRGSTAAPAKRAAAKKAAPAKKAPAKKAAPVKKAVVKKAAPAKKAPVKKAVVKKAAPVKKAVVKKAAPAKKAPVKKAVTKAPAKKAATKAPAKKAPAKKAPAKKGRK, from the coding sequence ATGAACAAAGCAGAGCTCATCGACGTTCTGACACAGAAGTTGGGCTCGGATCGCCGGCAAGCCACCGCTGCGGTGGAGCACGTCGTCGACACCATCGTTCGCACCGTGCACAAGGGTGAGAGCGTGACAATCACCGGATTTGGCGTTTTCGAGCAGCGCCGTCGCGCCGCGCGTGTCGCCCGCAACCCGCGCACCGGTGAGACCGTCAAGGTGAAGCCGACGTCGGTTCCGACGTTCCGTCCCGGTGCACAGTTCAAGGCGGTTGTCTCTGGCTCGCAGAAGCTTCCGGCCGACGGCCCCGCTGTGAAGCGTGGTTCCACCGCCGCCCCGGCCAAGCGTGCCGCCGCCAAGAAGGCCGCCCCGGCCAAGAAGGCTCCGGCCAAGAAGGCTGCGCCTGTGAAGAAGGCAGTCGTCAAGAAGGCTGCTCCCGCCAAGAAGGCCCCGGTCAAGAAGGCAGTGGTCAAGAAGGCTGCGCCTGTGAAGAAGGCAGTCGTCAAGAAGGCTGCTCCCGCCAAGAAGGCCCCGGTCAAGAAGGCCGTGACCAAGGCTCCGGCCAAGAAGGCTGCGACCAAGGCTCCCGCCAAGAAGGCCCCGGCCAAGAAGGCTCCCGCCAAGAAGGGCCGCAAGTAG
- a CDS encoding D-alanine--D-alanine ligase family protein: MNASRIKVALVFGGRSSEHAISCVSAGSILRNLDQDAYEVVAVGVTPEGGWVLTDGDPAQLAISDRTLPQVTDASGTELVLATDPRRAGQLVNVDSSAAGQVLAAVDVVFPVLHGPYGEDGTIQGLLELAGVPYVGAGVLASAAGMDKEFTKKLLAAEGLPIGKYAVIRPSETTLTLDQREELGLPVFVKPARAGSSFGVSRVTAWEDLPAAIAHARQFDPKVIIEAAIIGRELECGVLEFPDGDIRGSVLGEIRVEGIYEAETGAAAFYDFETKYLDDTAELDVPAKVDDDVSDQIRELAVSAFRAIDCQGLARVDFFLTEDGPLINEINTMPGFTTISMYPRMWAATGVDYPALLDAMVRTALARGTGLR, from the coding sequence GTGAATGCATCCCGGATCAAGGTCGCGCTCGTTTTCGGCGGGCGCAGTAGTGAGCACGCGATTTCCTGCGTGTCCGCGGGCAGCATTCTGCGCAATCTCGACCAGGACGCCTACGAGGTGGTCGCGGTAGGGGTGACCCCCGAGGGTGGCTGGGTGCTGACCGATGGCGATCCGGCACAGCTGGCGATCAGTGATCGCACGTTGCCGCAGGTCACCGACGCATCTGGTACCGAGCTGGTGCTCGCCACGGATCCGCGTCGTGCGGGTCAACTGGTGAATGTCGACTCGAGTGCCGCCGGCCAGGTATTGGCCGCGGTGGATGTGGTGTTCCCCGTTCTGCACGGTCCCTACGGCGAGGACGGCACCATTCAAGGGCTGCTGGAGCTGGCCGGGGTGCCCTATGTGGGCGCTGGCGTGCTCGCGAGTGCGGCCGGTATGGACAAGGAGTTCACCAAGAAGCTGCTGGCTGCCGAGGGACTTCCGATCGGCAAGTACGCGGTGATCAGGCCGAGTGAGACCACGCTGACGCTCGATCAGCGGGAAGAGCTTGGACTTCCGGTCTTCGTGAAGCCCGCCCGGGCGGGCTCGTCATTCGGAGTCTCACGGGTGACCGCATGGGAGGATCTGCCGGCCGCGATCGCGCATGCGCGCCAGTTCGATCCGAAGGTGATCATCGAGGCAGCCATCATCGGGCGGGAACTGGAGTGCGGAGTGCTGGAGTTCCCCGACGGGGACATCCGGGGCAGCGTGCTCGGTGAGATCCGAGTCGAAGGCATCTATGAGGCTGAGACGGGTGCGGCCGCTTTCTACGACTTCGAGACCAAATACCTCGACGACACCGCGGAACTGGACGTGCCGGCCAAGGTCGACGACGACGTGAGCGATCAGATCCGCGAGCTGGCGGTGTCGGCCTTCCGCGCGATCGACTGCCAGGGGCTGGCGCGGGTGGACTTCTTCCTGACCGAGGACGGTCCGTTGATCAACGAGATCAACACCATGCCCGGGTTCACCACCATTTCCATGTATCCCCGGATGTGGGCGGCCACGGGCGTCGACTACCCGGCACTGCTGGACGCGATGGTGCGCACCGCGCTGGCGCGCGGAACGGGCTTGCGATGA
- a CDS encoding NAD(P)H-dependent glycerol-3-phosphate dehydrogenase produces MGAGSWGTALGKVLADAGHDVRLWARRSELADEINATHRNSVYLSDVDLPASIVATGVAEEALQGAELVLLAVPSQSLRANLTPWADLIEPRSSVVSLAKGIEVGTLMRMSQVVTQVLGTDPSRVAVLTGPNLASEIAAGQPAATVIGCTDSTRAVALQRAFSTRYFRPYTNSDVVGCEVGGACKNVIALSCGMAAGVGLGENTIATIITRGLAEITRLGLALGASHTTLAGLAGVGDLVATCTSAHSRNRTFGMRLGSGETLQEARNAGGGRVAEGVTSCESILALASSYDVEMPLTEAVHGVCHRGLSVTDAVAQLLGRSTKPE; encoded by the coding sequence ATGGGTGCTGGTTCCTGGGGGACCGCGTTGGGCAAGGTGCTTGCCGACGCCGGTCACGATGTCCGTTTGTGGGCACGCCGATCCGAATTGGCCGACGAGATCAACGCGACGCACCGAAACTCGGTGTACCTCAGCGATGTGGATCTGCCCGCCTCGATCGTGGCCACCGGGGTGGCCGAAGAGGCACTGCAGGGCGCCGAGCTGGTGCTGCTGGCGGTGCCGTCGCAGTCCCTGCGCGCCAACCTGACGCCCTGGGCCGACCTCATCGAGCCCCGGTCGTCGGTGGTGAGTCTGGCCAAGGGCATCGAGGTGGGCACGCTCATGCGGATGAGCCAGGTGGTCACGCAGGTACTGGGTACCGACCCGAGCCGGGTCGCGGTGCTGACCGGTCCGAACCTGGCCAGCGAGATCGCCGCGGGCCAGCCCGCTGCCACCGTCATCGGGTGTACCGACTCGACCAGGGCCGTCGCTTTGCAGCGCGCGTTTTCCACGCGCTACTTCCGTCCGTACACCAACTCTGATGTCGTGGGTTGCGAGGTGGGGGGCGCGTGCAAGAACGTGATCGCCCTCAGCTGTGGAATGGCTGCGGGAGTTGGCTTGGGAGAGAACACGATAGCCACCATCATTACGCGCGGCCTGGCCGAGATCACGCGACTGGGGCTGGCGCTGGGCGCCAGCCACACCACGCTGGCGGGCCTGGCGGGCGTCGGCGACCTGGTGGCCACCTGCACCTCGGCGCATTCGCGGAACCGGACCTTCGGCATGAGGTTGGGTAGCGGGGAGACGCTGCAGGAAGCACGCAATGCCGGCGGCGGTAGGGTCGCAGAGGGAGTGACCTCGTGTGAGTCCATCCTGGCGCTGGCGTCGAGCTATGACGTCGAGATGCCGCTCACCGAGGCTGTTCATGGCGTCTGTCATCGCGGACTGAGCGTCACCGATGCCGTCGCCCAACTGTTGGGGCGCAGTACCAAACCGGAGTAA
- a CDS encoding thiamine-phosphate kinase — protein sequence MPNLGDTGEFGVISRLTAGRDLGDDVLLGPGDDAAVVAAADNRVVVSTDMLVQDRHFRLDWSSPSDIGRKAVAQNAADIEAMGGRVTAFVVAVGAPADTDVEFLDQLNEGVWAEAARVRASIAGGDLVSAPELVISVTVLGDLQGRAPVTRGGAAVGDTVAVCGALGTSSAGFRLWQQGIDEFPELRQVHLVPQPPYGQGPVAALAGATAMTDVSDGLLADLGHIAESSAVHIDLSSPSLEPYLAPLASAAGLLGADPWEWVLTGGEDHALVATFSGEVPAGWVRIGQVTAGQTGVTVDGAPWTRATGWDSFRLS from the coding sequence GTGCCAAATCTGGGCGATACCGGCGAGTTCGGCGTGATCAGCCGGCTCACAGCGGGGCGTGACCTCGGGGACGATGTGCTGCTCGGTCCGGGGGATGACGCCGCGGTGGTCGCCGCTGCCGACAATCGCGTGGTGGTCTCCACGGATATGTTGGTGCAGGACAGACATTTTCGGCTGGACTGGTCGTCGCCGTCGGATATCGGCCGAAAAGCGGTGGCGCAGAACGCCGCGGATATCGAGGCAATGGGTGGACGGGTCACCGCCTTTGTGGTCGCGGTGGGTGCACCCGCGGACACCGATGTCGAGTTCCTCGACCAGCTCAACGAGGGAGTGTGGGCGGAGGCGGCGCGGGTGCGGGCGTCGATCGCGGGTGGAGATCTGGTGTCCGCGCCCGAACTGGTGATCTCGGTGACTGTGCTCGGCGACCTGCAGGGTCGCGCACCGGTGACCCGCGGTGGCGCCGCGGTGGGGGACACCGTCGCCGTGTGCGGTGCGCTGGGCACGTCGTCGGCGGGATTCCGGTTGTGGCAGCAGGGGATTGACGAATTTCCCGAGCTGCGCCAGGTGCACCTGGTGCCACAGCCGCCCTACGGGCAGGGGCCGGTCGCCGCATTGGCGGGAGCGACGGCGATGACCGACGTCTCCGACGGGCTCTTGGCCGACCTAGGGCATATCGCGGAGTCGAGCGCGGTGCACATCGACCTGAGCTCACCGAGCCTGGAGCCGTACCTGGCGCCGCTGGCCTCCGCCGCGGGCCTGCTCGGTGCCGATCCCTGGGAATGGGTCCTGACCGGTGGAGAGGATCATGCGCTGGTCGCGACCTTTTCCGGTGAGGTCCCGGCGGGCTGGGTCCGCATCGGGCAGGTGACGGCGGGGCAAACGGGTGTGACGGTTGATGGCGCACCCTGGACTCGGGCAACCGGGTGGGATTCTTTTCGGCTAAGTTGA
- a CDS encoding cystathionine gamma-lyase — translation MPEPGISTRAVVAATAEPVAGQPFLAGPVFASAYHLPVPEDDSLDTYGRASNPSWRQWESGLATLERADSALVFSSGMGAITSTLRALIRPGQTLVVPEDGYYQTRRYATENLAALGINVIAVTADQIVGAAAQADVVVAETPSNPRLDVVDLALLARETHEHGGVLVVDNTTATPMGQLPLELGADLVVASATKALSGHSDLIAGYVAGSREDLLAAVVQERSRAGAILGPFEAWLGARSLATAGLRFERQCQNALALATMLREHPAVASVRYPGLAGDPSHPVASTQMSRFGSLVSIELASADAVHALVRRSELLAASTSFGGVHTSVDRRARWGDAVPDGFARISLGIEDTDDLLVDIEAALAAGTV, via the coding sequence ATGCCAGAGCCAGGGATATCGACCCGGGCCGTAGTGGCCGCCACCGCCGAACCCGTTGCCGGGCAGCCCTTTCTCGCGGGGCCGGTATTCGCCTCCGCCTATCATCTGCCGGTGCCCGAGGATGACTCCCTGGACACGTATGGGCGCGCCTCCAATCCCAGCTGGCGACAATGGGAATCGGGTCTGGCGACACTCGAACGAGCCGACAGCGCATTGGTGTTCAGCTCCGGGATGGGCGCGATCACCTCGACATTGCGTGCGTTGATCCGTCCCGGGCAGACTCTGGTGGTCCCGGAGGACGGGTACTACCAGACTCGGCGTTACGCCACGGAAAACCTTGCAGCGCTGGGAATCAACGTGATCGCGGTCACGGCGGATCAGATCGTGGGCGCGGCCGCGCAGGCCGATGTGGTGGTGGCGGAGACGCCGTCGAACCCGCGGCTCGACGTCGTTGACCTGGCATTGCTGGCGCGTGAGACGCATGAGCACGGCGGCGTGCTGGTGGTCGACAACACCACGGCCACCCCGATGGGGCAGCTGCCCCTGGAGCTGGGTGCCGATCTGGTGGTGGCCAGCGCGACGAAGGCACTCTCGGGCCACAGTGATCTGATCGCGGGATATGTCGCGGGATCGCGCGAGGACCTGCTGGCGGCCGTCGTGCAGGAGCGGTCTCGGGCCGGTGCCATCCTGGGGCCGTTCGAGGCATGGCTGGGTGCGCGCAGCCTCGCGACCGCCGGGTTGCGATTCGAACGTCAATGCCAGAACGCGCTGGCGCTGGCGACGATGCTGCGTGAGCATCCCGCGGTGGCATCGGTGCGTTACCCGGGCCTGGCCGGTGATCCATCCCATCCCGTGGCATCGACCCAGATGAGCCGATTCGGATCACTGGTGTCGATCGAGCTGGCCAGCGCCGATGCCGTGCATGCGCTGGTGCGGCGCAGCGAGCTGTTGGCGGCCTCGACGAGTTTCGGCGGTGTGCACACCTCGGTGGACCGCCGGGCGCGTTGGGGAGACGCGGTTCCGGACGGATTCGCGCGGATCTCGCTGGGCATCGAGGACACCGACGATCTGCTGGTCGACATCGAGGCCGCGCTTGCAGCCGGTACGGTCTGA